The following are encoded together in the Sandaracinaceae bacterium genome:
- a CDS encoding malate dehydrogenase, whose protein sequence is MKKPVKVAVTGAAGQICYGLLFRIAAGEMLGKDQPVILQLIDITPSMKAVEGVMMELADCAFPTLAGMEASDDAMKGFAGTQVALLVGAMPRGPGMERKDLLEKNGGIFIGQGKALNAVADRDCKVLVVGNPANTNAFIAMNNAPDMKRENFTAMVRLDQNRAMSGISAKLGVPVSDVKNMTIWGNHSATQYPDVYSAKVGGKSVSSLINDQAWVEGTFIPEVQQRGAAIIKARGLSSAASAANAAIDHIRDWWHGTAPGDTVSMAVPSDGSYGIPEGLIYGFPCTCKDGKYSIVQGIEINEFSRARMDATAKELQEEADAVKHLF, encoded by the coding sequence ATGAAGAAGCCCGTGAAGGTCGCCGTCACCGGCGCGGCCGGTCAGATTTGCTACGGACTCTTGTTCCGGATCGCGGCCGGCGAGATGCTCGGCAAAGACCAGCCCGTCATCCTGCAGCTCATCGACATCACGCCTTCCATGAAGGCCGTCGAGGGCGTGATGATGGAGCTCGCCGACTGCGCCTTCCCGACGCTCGCCGGCATGGAAGCCAGCGATGACGCCATGAAGGGCTTCGCGGGCACGCAGGTGGCTCTGCTGGTGGGCGCCATGCCGCGCGGTCCCGGCATGGAGCGCAAGGACCTCCTCGAGAAGAACGGCGGCATCTTCATCGGTCAGGGCAAGGCGCTCAACGCCGTGGCCGACCGCGACTGCAAGGTGCTGGTGGTGGGCAACCCGGCCAACACCAACGCGTTCATCGCCATGAACAACGCGCCCGACATGAAGCGCGAGAACTTCACCGCGATGGTGCGTCTCGACCAGAACCGCGCCATGTCCGGCATCTCGGCCAAGCTGGGCGTGCCCGTCAGCGACGTGAAGAACATGACCATCTGGGGCAACCACTCGGCCACCCAGTACCCCGACGTCTACAGCGCCAAGGTCGGCGGCAAGAGCGTCTCCAGCCTGATCAACGACCAGGCGTGGGTCGAGGGCACCTTCATCCCCGAGGTGCAGCAGCGCGGTGCCGCCATCATCAAGGCGCGCGGCCTGTCGAGCGCGGCGTCGGCGGCCAACGCGGCCATCGACCACATCCGCGACTGGTGGCACGGCACGGCGCCCGGCGACACGGTCTCCATGGCCGTCCCGTCCGACGGCAGCTACGGCATCCCCGAGGGCTTGATCTACGGCTTCCCGTGCACCTGCAAGGACGGCAAGTACAGCATCGTCCAGGGCATCGAGATCAACGAGTTCAGCCGCGCCCGCATGGACGCCACCGCGAAGGAGCTCCAGGAGGAGGCCGACGCGGTCAAGCACCTGTTCTGA
- a CDS encoding Csp1 family four helix bundle copper storage protein, translating to MNRREMLRVGVGTAVAHGVVTVLGCAAQTGGAQGEGHAGGEGTPLAAPTDAMQAFARAASDCVAAGEACLSHCLRSLQSGDTMMADCSRRVHAMLAICRAVPALATSSSEHLGRLAAICRDTCQECHDACAPHASHHAECRACMEACAVTIRHAAAFAA from the coding sequence ATGAATCGACGCGAGATGCTGAGAGTGGGTGTGGGGACCGCGGTCGCCCACGGTGTGGTCACGGTGCTGGGCTGCGCAGCGCAGACCGGTGGAGCGCAGGGCGAGGGGCACGCGGGTGGCGAGGGCACGCCGCTCGCTGCCCCCACGGACGCCATGCAGGCGTTCGCGCGCGCGGCGTCGGACTGCGTGGCCGCTGGCGAGGCGTGCCTCAGCCACTGCCTGCGCTCCCTGCAGTCCGGCGACACCATGATGGCGGACTGCTCGCGCAGGGTGCACGCCATGCTGGCCATCTGCCGCGCCGTGCCAGCCCTGGCCACCTCCTCGTCGGAGCACCTCGGGCGCTTGGCGGCCATCTGCCGAGACACCTGCCAAGAGTGCCACGACGCGTGCGCCCCGCACGCCAGCCATCACGCCGAGTGCCGTGCGTGCATGGAGGCCTGCGCCGTCACCATCCGCCACGCGGCGGCGTTCGCGGCTTGA
- a CDS encoding phosphotransferase — protein MSEAARAALARYGLDAARLEPITVGLINQTWRVDAPGGERFVLQRVNPIFTAAVNDDIEAITARVAQYGVLTPRLVHTVSGERCAQQPDGVYRLLTFIDGEVVSTLSDPARAASVARLVARFHAALEGFEHHFAFTRPGPHDTPRHLAFLQTTLAEHAAHPRFADVQPVAQAILSHGAALPVLGALPVRIIHGDLKVTNVMFVHGSHEALALLDLDTMAHDTLAAEMGDALRSWCNPLGESDPRAELDVALYRAATEAYVEAAGAMLTLEERAALPAGLEIIALELASRFCADALRECYFGWDATRFGSRSEHNLVRARSQLSLAGSVRAQRASLAVSL, from the coding sequence GTGAGTGAGGCTGCGCGCGCGGCGCTTGCACGGTACGGCCTCGACGCGGCACGGCTCGAGCCCATCACCGTGGGGCTCATCAACCAGACGTGGCGCGTGGATGCCCCGGGCGGCGAGCGCTTCGTGCTCCAGCGCGTGAACCCCATCTTCACGGCAGCGGTGAACGACGACATCGAGGCCATCACGGCGCGCGTGGCCCAGTACGGCGTCTTGACGCCACGCCTGGTGCACACCGTGTCGGGCGAGCGCTGCGCGCAGCAGCCCGACGGGGTCTATCGCTTGCTGACGTTCATCGACGGCGAGGTCGTGAGCACGCTCTCGGATCCGGCACGCGCCGCGAGCGTGGCGCGCCTCGTGGCCCGCTTCCACGCCGCGCTCGAAGGCTTCGAGCACCACTTCGCCTTCACGCGCCCCGGCCCGCACGACACGCCGCGACACCTCGCGTTCCTGCAGACCACGCTCGCGGAGCACGCCGCGCACCCGCGCTTCGCCGACGTTCAGCCCGTGGCGCAAGCGATCCTCTCGCATGGCGCGGCGCTGCCCGTGCTGGGCGCGCTGCCCGTTCGCATCATCCACGGTGACCTGAAGGTGACCAACGTGATGTTCGTGCACGGCAGCCACGAAGCGCTGGCGCTGCTGGACCTCGACACCATGGCCCACGACACGCTCGCAGCCGAGATGGGCGACGCGCTGCGCTCGTGGTGCAATCCGCTCGGCGAGTCGGACCCGCGCGCCGAGCTGGACGTGGCGCTCTACCGCGCTGCGACCGAAGCGTACGTGGAGGCGGCAGGCGCCATGCTCACGCTCGAAGAGCGCGCTGCCCTTCCCGCTGGGCTCGAGATCATCGCGCTCGAGCTGGCCTCGCGCTTCTGCGCCGACGCGCTGCGCGAGTGCTACTTCGGCTGGGATGCCACGCGTTTCGGGAGCCGCTCGGAGCACAACCTGGTGCGGGCGCGCTCGCAGTTGTCGTTGGCCGGAAGCGTGCGTGCCCAGCGGGCCAGCCTCGCGGTGTCGCTCTAG
- the ndk gene encoding nucleoside-diphosphate kinase, with amino-acid sequence MATERTFSIIKPDAVEANNVGNILAMIEGAGLKIKAMRLVHLSRPMAEGFYAVHSHRPFFGELVDFMTRGPVVVSVLEGENAVVAYRTLMGATNPANAEPGTIRKQYAKDIGENAVHGSDSAENAAIEVNYFFPGYELG; translated from the coding sequence ATGGCTACGGAACGCACCTTCAGCATCATCAAGCCCGACGCCGTCGAGGCGAACAACGTCGGCAACATCCTCGCCATGATCGAGGGCGCCGGCCTCAAGATCAAGGCCATGCGCCTCGTGCACTTGAGCCGCCCCATGGCAGAGGGCTTCTACGCCGTCCACAGTCACCGCCCCTTCTTCGGTGAGCTGGTGGACTTCATGACGCGCGGCCCCGTGGTCGTCAGCGTGCTCGAGGGCGAGAACGCCGTCGTGGCCTACCGCACCCTGATGGGCGCCACCAACCCGGCCAACGCCGAGCCCGGCACCATCCGCAAGCAGTACGCCAAGGACATCGGCGAGAACGCGGTGCACGGCTCGGACAGCGCCGAGAACGCCGCCATCGAAGTGAACTACTTCTTCCCCGGCTACGAGCTGGGCTGA
- a CDS encoding DUF4188 domain-containing protein has protein sequence MTAEPIRQTVSRKEGFVVFLIGSRLNHWWALPMMWAVARAMGRMMNELVSDPDSGLLSYENYVGRTTLAVQYWRSLDDLLKYASNRERAHVPAWRRWVKEWGLSGAMGVWHETYIIEPGQHETLYNQMPPFGLGKVGPLVPAEGPLHGARGRLAEGSKLRA, from the coding sequence ATGACTGCCGAACCCATCCGCCAGACCGTCTCCCGCAAGGAAGGCTTCGTCGTGTTCCTGATTGGCTCGCGCCTCAACCACTGGTGGGCGTTGCCCATGATGTGGGCCGTGGCGCGCGCCATGGGCCGCATGATGAACGAGCTGGTCAGCGACCCGGACTCGGGCCTGCTGTCGTACGAGAACTACGTCGGGCGCACCACGCTGGCCGTGCAGTACTGGCGCTCACTGGACGACCTCTTGAAGTACGCGTCCAATCGCGAGCGCGCGCACGTCCCAGCGTGGCGCCGCTGGGTGAAGGAGTGGGGCCTCAGCGGGGCCATGGGCGTCTGGCACGAGACCTACATCATCGAGCCCGGCCAGCACGAGACGCTCTACAACCAGATGCCGCCGTTCGGCTTGGGCAAGGTGGGGCCGCTGGTCCCCGCCGAGGGCCCGCTGCACGGGGCTCGCGGTCGCCTGGCCGAGGGGTCTAAGCTGCGCGCATGA
- a CDS encoding glycerophosphodiester phosphodiesterase, whose protein sequence is MSIVCGHRGLGPTRASGSFPENTIESIQAAIEAGATMVEFDVQLSADDVPVLMHDDTLDRTTSGRGCVSAFTLAELRTLDAGVGTPLVGQGVRVATLGELLSAVPIALNVEIKVADAGCRRHDAERVAEVVLAALAADPRRDERHVLISSFDLELLRVVRGRDATVPLGWLIERADERTSWVARARDAGCQALHPHHAFIDEALAQECRAAGLELNTWTVNQRARAEQLVAWGVRVIITDDPAAMQGIAPSSAPAAASHLSSRD, encoded by the coding sequence ATGAGCATCGTGTGCGGACATCGCGGCCTCGGGCCAACGCGCGCTTCGGGGAGCTTCCCGGAGAACACCATCGAGTCCATCCAGGCAGCCATCGAAGCCGGGGCCACCATGGTGGAGTTCGACGTGCAGCTCTCCGCGGACGACGTGCCCGTGCTCATGCATGACGACACCCTCGACCGGACCACCTCCGGTCGGGGGTGCGTCTCGGCCTTCACGCTGGCCGAGCTACGAACGTTGGACGCGGGCGTGGGCACGCCACTCGTGGGGCAGGGGGTGCGCGTGGCCACGCTGGGGGAGCTGCTGAGCGCGGTGCCCATCGCCCTCAACGTGGAGATCAAGGTGGCGGATGCGGGCTGCCGACGGCACGACGCTGAGCGCGTGGCGGAGGTGGTCCTTGCTGCGCTGGCAGCCGACCCGCGGCGGGACGAGCGCCACGTGCTGATCAGCTCGTTCGACCTCGAGCTGCTGCGCGTGGTGCGCGGGCGTGACGCAACCGTGCCGCTGGGCTGGTTGATCGAGCGCGCGGACGAACGGACCAGCTGGGTGGCGCGCGCGCGGGACGCCGGCTGCCAGGCGCTGCACCCCCACCACGCGTTCATCGACGAGGCGCTCGCGCAGGAGTGTCGTGCGGCAGGGCTCGAGCTCAACACGTGGACCGTGAACCAGCGCGCGCGAGCGGAACAGCTGGTGGCCTGGGGGGTCCGCGTCATCATCACGGACGATCCGGCGGCCATGCAGGGGATCGCCCCATCGTCGGCGCCAGCGGCGGCGTCCCACCTCAGCTCTCGTGACTGA
- a CDS encoding carboxylesterase family protein, producing MTAFRARIRLPRSLHPMYPLLPLLGVLAAHAGCSDGAPSLVATPTEVMTEYGPVRGSIGNGAVGYLGIPYAAPPTGNLRFAPPAAPTPWTDTLDADTRPRACPQVIPILGAQTEEDCLYINVHAPLEVPESGAPVLVWIHGGGFTLGEGVQTEGGTVGDILARDENIIVVSMNYRLGALGFLSHPALTDESADSISGNYGLLDQVAALEWVRDNIRAFGGDPERVTIAGQSAGGISVCAHLVSPRSAGLFHGAIVESGPCEFTASSEDASAQGVRFAAALPTPCDTGTPSEVLTCLRAASVADILATLPGSRDFLTRDENTAFWGPIVDGDVLPQAYGAAIRAGNMADVPVLAGFTENEGRVFAALSEVVIAPEDYEAALADLVGGPGADADAVIAAYPLNGEDPTVRYFDAIGDQLLTCSARSSTMAMGEQTDLYHYFYRYPNAAFQLPTDFDLGAYHAAEVQFVFGYRANAFIRRFNAEEQIMHDLIRSYWGAFVRDGQPQVEGQPEWPKYDAAEDNHLVLDLEVVTGTGAAAAQCEVWDAL from the coding sequence ATGACCGCCTTTCGAGCCCGCATCCGCCTGCCACGCAGTCTGCATCCGATGTACCCGCTGCTGCCTCTGCTCGGGGTCTTGGCCGCCCACGCTGGCTGCTCGGATGGCGCCCCGTCCTTGGTCGCCACGCCCACCGAGGTGATGACCGAGTACGGGCCCGTGCGCGGCAGCATCGGCAACGGGGCAGTCGGCTACCTGGGCATCCCATACGCCGCGCCGCCCACGGGCAACCTGCGCTTTGCGCCGCCCGCTGCGCCCACGCCGTGGACCGACACGCTGGACGCCGACACCCGCCCGCGCGCGTGCCCGCAGGTGATCCCCATCTTGGGCGCGCAGACCGAAGAGGACTGCCTCTACATCAACGTCCACGCCCCGCTCGAGGTGCCGGAGAGCGGCGCTCCGGTGCTGGTGTGGATCCACGGCGGCGGCTTCACGCTGGGCGAGGGCGTGCAGACCGAGGGCGGCACGGTGGGCGACATCCTCGCACGCGACGAGAACATCATCGTGGTGAGCATGAACTACCGCCTGGGCGCGCTGGGCTTCCTCTCGCACCCGGCCCTGACGGACGAGTCCGCGGACAGCATCAGCGGCAACTACGGCTTGCTCGACCAGGTGGCGGCCCTCGAGTGGGTGCGCGACAACATCCGCGCCTTCGGCGGTGACCCCGAGCGTGTGACCATCGCGGGCCAGTCGGCGGGCGGCATCAGCGTGTGTGCGCACTTGGTGTCGCCGCGCAGCGCGGGCCTCTTCCACGGCGCCATCGTGGAGAGCGGCCCCTGCGAGTTCACGGCCAGCAGCGAGGACGCCAGCGCCCAGGGCGTGCGCTTCGCCGCGGCCCTGCCCACGCCGTGCGACACGGGCACGCCCAGCGAGGTGCTGACCTGTCTGCGCGCCGCCAGCGTGGCGGACATCCTGGCCACGCTGCCGGGCTCACGGGACTTCCTCACGCGCGACGAGAACACCGCCTTCTGGGGCCCCATCGTGGACGGCGACGTCTTGCCGCAAGCCTACGGCGCCGCCATCCGCGCGGGCAACATGGCCGATGTGCCGGTGCTCGCGGGCTTCACCGAGAACGAGGGGCGCGTGTTCGCCGCGCTGAGCGAGGTGGTCATCGCGCCCGAGGACTACGAGGCCGCGCTGGCTGACCTGGTGGGCGGACCTGGCGCCGACGCAGACGCCGTGATCGCGGCCTACCCGCTCAACGGCGAGGACCCCACGGTGCGCTACTTCGACGCCATCGGCGACCAGCTGCTGACCTGCTCGGCGCGCTCCAGCACCATGGCCATGGGCGAGCAGACCGACCTCTATCACTACTTCTACCGCTACCCCAACGCGGCCTTCCAGCTGCCCACCGACTTCGACCTCGGCGCCTACCACGCGGCCGAGGTGCAGTTCGTGTTCGGCTACCGCGCCAACGCGTTCATCCGGCGCTTCAACGCGGAGGAGCAGATCATGCACGACCTCATCCGCAGCTACTGGGGCGCGTTCGTGCGGGACGGCCAGCCACAGGTGGAGGGGCAGCCCGAGTGGCCAAAGTACGACGCCGCAGAGGACAACCACCTCGTGCTCGACCTCGAGGTCGTGACGGGGACGGGTGCCGCTGCGGCGCAGTGCGAGGTCTGGGACGCGCTCTAG
- the gdhA gene encoding NADP-specific glutamate dehydrogenase, translated as MVDTQALIQGIFARVVARNAGEPEFHQAVHEVLETLPDVLLRHPEYVDARILERLCEPERQLIFRVPWQDDRNQVQVHRGFRVGFNSALGPYKGGLRFHPSVTLGTIKFLGFEQIFKNALTGLGIGGGKGGSDFDPKGKSDNEVMRFCQSFMVELARHLGEHTDVPAGDIGVGAREIGFLFGQYKRLTNRYESGVFTGKAPGWGGALMRREATGYGAVFFLEEMLRVRGEQLDGRKCVVSGSGNVAIYAIEKLHAEGARVVACSDSGGIIHDERGINLVTLKRIKEVERGRISAYAEVHPEARYTAGASLWRIPCDVALPCATQNELDREGAQALVAGGCRYVVEGANMPTTPDAVALLREAGVAFGPGKAANAGGVATSALEMQQNASRDHWTFERTEVRLREIMRHIHSEAHQTADTYGHPGDYVAGANIAGFHKVANAMLAFGVI; from the coding sequence ATGGTCGATACCCAAGCCCTCATTCAGGGCATCTTCGCGCGCGTCGTCGCGCGCAACGCCGGCGAGCCGGAATTCCACCAAGCGGTCCACGAGGTGCTCGAGACGCTGCCGGACGTGCTTCTGCGGCACCCCGAGTACGTGGACGCGCGCATCCTCGAGCGCCTCTGCGAGCCCGAGCGCCAGCTCATCTTCCGCGTGCCTTGGCAGGACGACCGCAACCAGGTGCAGGTGCACCGCGGCTTCCGCGTGGGCTTCAACAGCGCGCTCGGGCCCTACAAGGGCGGCCTGCGCTTCCACCCGTCGGTCACGCTCGGCACCATCAAGTTCCTGGGCTTCGAGCAGATCTTCAAGAACGCGCTCACGGGGCTCGGCATCGGGGGCGGGAAGGGCGGCTCGGACTTCGACCCGAAGGGCAAGTCCGACAACGAGGTCATGCGCTTCTGCCAGAGCTTCATGGTGGAGCTAGCGCGCCACCTGGGCGAGCACACCGACGTGCCCGCGGGTGACATCGGCGTTGGCGCGCGCGAGATTGGCTTCCTGTTCGGGCAGTACAAACGCTTGACCAACCGCTACGAGTCGGGGGTGTTCACCGGCAAGGCTCCGGGCTGGGGGGGCGCCCTCATGCGGCGCGAGGCCACCGGCTATGGCGCGGTGTTCTTCCTCGAGGAGATGCTGCGGGTGCGCGGCGAGCAGCTCGACGGCCGCAAGTGCGTGGTCTCCGGCTCCGGCAACGTGGCCATCTACGCCATCGAGAAGCTGCACGCCGAGGGCGCGCGCGTGGTGGCCTGCTCGGACTCGGGCGGCATCATCCACGACGAGCGCGGCATCAACCTGGTGACGCTCAAGCGCATCAAAGAGGTCGAGCGCGGGCGCATCTCGGCCTATGCCGAGGTCCACCCCGAGGCGCGCTACACGGCGGGGGCCAGCCTCTGGCGCATCCCGTGCGACGTGGCCTTGCCCTGCGCCACCCAGAACGAGCTCGACCGCGAGGGCGCGCAGGCGCTCGTGGCGGGCGGCTGCCGCTACGTGGTGGAGGGCGCCAACATGCCCACCACACCGGACGCCGTGGCCCTGCTGCGCGAGGCCGGTGTCGCGTTCGGGCCCGGCAAGGCGGCCAACGCGGGCGGGGTGGCCACCTCGGCGCTCGAGATGCAGCAGAACGCCAGCCGCGACCACTGGACCTTCGAGCGCACCGAGGTGCGGCTGCGCGAGATCATGCGGCACATCCACAGCGAGGCGCATCAGACCGCGGACACCTACGGGCACCCCGGCGACTACGTGGCCGGCGCCAACATCGCCGGGTTCCACAAGGTGGCCAACGCCATGCTGGCCTTCGGCGTCATCTGA
- a CDS encoding TetR/AcrR family transcriptional regulator, giving the protein MSYHHGDLRNELLTAAVDVARERGIEGLSLRECARRAGVSHAAPYRHFEDKNALLLALADQGFTWLTAAGQRAMEGLDDPRARLDAYGVAYVRFAVTHPIHFRLMFTRELETPTPKTVPEGSPPVANDAFGLLVQTAGAAWSRAGGDALLAGVAAWSIPHGLAMLILDGRIPAEHIATTEAIEQLARDVIQLWRNA; this is encoded by the coding sequence ATGAGCTATCACCACGGCGACCTGCGGAACGAGCTGCTGACCGCGGCGGTGGACGTGGCCCGTGAGCGGGGCATCGAAGGGCTGAGCCTGCGCGAGTGCGCGCGCCGCGCCGGGGTGTCCCATGCGGCCCCGTACCGGCACTTCGAGGACAAGAACGCCCTGCTGCTGGCCTTGGCCGACCAGGGCTTCACGTGGCTCACCGCTGCGGGTCAGCGCGCGATGGAGGGGCTCGACGACCCGCGTGCCCGCCTGGACGCCTACGGCGTGGCCTACGTGCGCTTCGCCGTCACGCACCCCATTCACTTCCGGCTGATGTTCACGCGCGAGCTCGAGACCCCCACGCCCAAGACCGTTCCCGAGGGCAGCCCACCCGTGGCGAACGACGCGTTCGGGCTGTTGGTGCAGACCGCGGGCGCCGCCTGGAGCCGCGCCGGGGGAGACGCGCTGCTGGCCGGTGTCGCCGCGTGGAGCATCCCGCACGGCCTCGCCATGTTGATCCTGGACGGGCGCATCCCGGCGGAGCACATCGCCACCACCGAGGCCATCGAGCAGCTAGCCCGCGACGTCATCCAGCTCTGGCGCAACGCTTAG
- a CDS encoding DUF2490 domain-containing protein, whose amino-acid sequence MHRASRPLFPGLLLLTLLCTSLAPTTARAQLDTDHAVWAGAAATQELNSGDYRLALWLDLHRRQDSPTASMIIRPGIGLFVRPWLSFWAGYAWTPVYPDGAARRDEHRFWSQVWINHALGKGFAFQSRSRFEHRFAPNSDDVAHRFRQFVRLGWMHATQPVGFVVWDELFVGLADADWSPVEGYDQNRLFVGPVFRIASWARVEPGYLLVHLDRAPNRLVHAVAVNLFFTGTAD is encoded by the coding sequence ATGCACCGCGCTTCACGCCCGCTCTTCCCTGGCTTGCTGCTCCTCACGCTGCTCTGCACGAGCCTCGCGCCAACGACAGCTCGCGCGCAGCTCGACACGGACCACGCGGTGTGGGCGGGCGCCGCAGCCACCCAAGAGCTCAACAGCGGAGACTACCGCCTGGCGCTCTGGCTGGACCTGCACCGCCGCCAGGACAGCCCCACGGCGTCCATGATCATCCGGCCGGGCATCGGCCTCTTCGTGAGGCCCTGGCTGTCGTTCTGGGCAGGCTACGCGTGGACACCGGTCTACCCGGACGGGGCGGCGCGCCGCGACGAGCACCGGTTCTGGTCGCAGGTCTGGATCAACCACGCGCTCGGCAAGGGCTTCGCCTTCCAGTCACGCAGCCGCTTCGAGCACCGCTTCGCGCCCAACAGCGACGACGTGGCCCACCGCTTTCGGCAGTTCGTGCGTCTGGGCTGGATGCACGCCACGCAGCCCGTGGGCTTCGTGGTCTGGGACGAGCTCTTCGTGGGCCTGGCCGACGCCGACTGGAGCCCTGTAGAGGGCTACGACCAGAACCGCCTGTTCGTGGGGCCCGTGTTCCGCATCGCCTCGTGGGCTCGGGTGGAGCCGGGCTATCTGCTGGTGCATCTGGACAGGGCCCCCAACCGGCTGGTGCACGCCGTGGCCGTGAACCTGTTCTTCACCGGCACAGCGGACTGA
- a CDS encoding GGDEF domain-containing protein, with protein sequence MASVDAVMREELRSLVADPPTVVHIPKVLREAFHARKQHEVQRVLRIGGLCGMALGLTIVAARMLLFSGLGTHADNVLYGQISVFNLVVIFTTIVALQLPRVFAHYRPIMVTAGALVLASTHTGSILISEPHIALSASYAAMLGVTVVTIGFRNGFGYSLLTCMLGFVGGSGYAVWQGARPDWVLVSYGYVAASAVGLVISWLVERQDALHFFQSILLASEAEERLRLNQQLEAMSRTDSLSGLANRRSFDDTLEAEWARMRRERAPLSLVFVDVDHFKRFNDANGHRAGDACLRAVGQALLSGALRPGDMAARYGGEEFVLLLPKTDLAGGEAVAHRVLAAIDELCLPHGDSPTASHVTISVGVAAAAPDSELEARHLVETADACLYRAKNQGRHCVCVSELRGDSLRPLTRQQNITLTGEAS encoded by the coding sequence GTGGCCTCGGTGGACGCCGTCATGCGCGAGGAGCTGCGCTCGCTCGTGGCCGATCCGCCCACCGTGGTGCACATCCCGAAGGTGCTCCGCGAAGCGTTCCACGCCCGCAAGCAGCACGAAGTGCAGCGCGTCTTGCGCATTGGGGGGCTGTGCGGAATGGCGCTCGGGTTGACCATCGTCGCCGCGCGCATGCTGCTCTTCAGCGGGCTCGGCACCCACGCGGACAACGTCCTCTACGGCCAGATCTCGGTCTTCAACCTGGTGGTCATCTTCACCACCATCGTCGCCCTGCAGCTGCCGCGCGTGTTCGCCCACTACCGGCCCATCATGGTGACGGCGGGCGCCTTGGTGTTGGCCTCCACGCACACGGGCAGCATCCTCATCAGCGAGCCGCACATCGCGCTCTCGGCCAGCTACGCGGCCATGCTGGGGGTCACGGTCGTGACCATCGGCTTCCGCAATGGCTTCGGCTACTCGCTGCTCACCTGCATGCTCGGGTTCGTGGGCGGGTCCGGCTACGCCGTGTGGCAGGGCGCGCGGCCCGACTGGGTGCTGGTCTCCTACGGCTACGTGGCGGCCAGTGCCGTGGGCCTGGTCATCTCGTGGCTGGTGGAGCGCCAGGACGCCCTGCACTTCTTCCAGTCCATCTTGCTCGCCAGCGAGGCCGAGGAGCGCCTGCGCCTCAACCAGCAGCTCGAGGCCATGTCGCGCACCGACTCGCTCTCGGGGCTGGCCAACCGCCGCTCGTTCGACGACACGCTCGAGGCCGAGTGGGCGCGCATGCGACGCGAGCGTGCCCCGCTATCGCTGGTGTTCGTGGACGTGGACCACTTCAAGCGCTTCAACGACGCCAACGGGCACCGCGCGGGGGATGCGTGCCTGCGCGCCGTGGGGCAGGCGCTGCTGAGTGGGGCGCTGCGGCCGGGCGACATGGCGGCCCGCTATGGCGGCGAAGAGTTCGTGCTCCTGCTGCCGAAGACGGACCTCGCAGGCGGAGAGGCCGTGGCGCACCGCGTGCTCGCGGCCATCGACGAGCTCTGCCTCCCGCACGGCGACTCCCCTACAGCGAGTCACGTGACCATCAGCGTGGGGGTGGCAGCCGCAGCACCCGACTCCGAGCTGGAGGCCCGGCACCTGGTGGAGACGGCCGACGCGTGCCTCTACCGAGCCAAGAACCAAGGGCGGCACTGCGTGTGCGTGTCCGAGCTGCGCGGCGACTCACTCCGTCCGCTGACGCGTCAGCAGAACATCACGCTCACCGGCGAAGCGAGCTGA